The following are encoded together in the Primulina tabacum isolate GXHZ01 chromosome 18, ASM2559414v2, whole genome shotgun sequence genome:
- the LOC142532322 gene encoding LOW QUALITY PROTEIN: uncharacterized protein LOC142532322 (The sequence of the model RefSeq protein was modified relative to this genomic sequence to represent the inferred CDS: inserted 3 bases in 2 codons; deleted 1 base in 1 codon) yields the protein MKRVMRKRFVPNHYYREMFKRLQTLRQGLKSVEDYYKEMEVVMIRANVEEDSEATMARFLCGLNREIQDQVELRHYLDLDEMVQMAIKVEQQLKRRGVGRTNQTGGSSSSWRSNGVKREENNVVTKPKIETKQEAPKQGVQGKSETPSNRSRVVRCFRCQGLGHISSECPNKRVMILNDYGEYESHSEGEDDDEMPALEDPDEVYEAVVGEALVTWRIMSAQVKEEETNQRENLFHTRCFVNQKVCNLIIDGGGCTNVDSVEMVEKLGFPTLKHPQPYRLQWLNDCAEVKVTKQVLVPFSIVKYVDEVLCDVVPMHACHILLGRPWQYDRKVTHDGFKNRYSFVLKKESIVLLPLFPKQVLEDQLKKKKRDEAGKKKSYMAQKSELKQLMHTHEPLVLILYKEILLNTSDIARSLPSIVVSLLQEFEDVFPKELPQGLPPLRGIEHQIDLVPGSALPNCPAYKSNPEEIKELQRQVNGSWRMCVDCRAIXNITIKYRHPIPRLDDMLDELHGACIFSNIDLKSGYHQIRMREGDEWKTAFKTKYGLYEWMVIPFGLTNAPSTFMRLMNHVLRAHIGKFVVVYFDDILVYSKNLEEHVNHLRLVLITLRAENLYANLKKCDFCTSKLVILGFVVSSHGIQVDEDKVSAIRDWPTPTTVCQVRSFHGFANFYRRFVKDFSTLAAPMTAVIKKNVPFQWGEEQEKSFNLIKQKLSNAPLLVLPDFANTFEIECDASGVGIGGVLMQGGRSVAYFSEKLNGAVLNYPTYDKELYALVRTLEMWQHYLRSKEFVIHTDHEFLKHLKGQQKLNKRHAKWVAFIXTFPYIIKYKQGKENVVADALSRRYVLISTLESKILGFEHVKELYVLDDDFKSEFETCMHGPHDKFYLHHGFLFKEDKLCIPKSSIRELLVREAHEGGLMGHFGVAKTLGALHEHFYWPHMKRDVERVCDKCITCKQAKSRTQPHGWYTPVPVPSEPWIDISMDFILGLPRTKKERDSIFVVFSPFEIVYGFNPLTQLDLMSLPVSERLNMDGKKKAEFVRNLHEKVRANIEKRNEQYAKQANKGKKKVIFEKGDWVWLHLRKERFPEKRSSKLLPRGDGPFQVLERINDNAYRLDLPGDELDLRTNPFQEGEDDTNTGGQALRKAWDPLQFPEGPVTRGCLKKFKEALQGVMSKHEGVVIHGKKGLESTELFKEEVEMVVAERRAQEP from the exons atgaagagggtcatgaggaagaggtttgtgcccaatcactattatagggagatgtttaagaggctacaaactttgaggcaagggttgaagagtgttgaggactactataaggagatggaagtagtcatgattagggccaatgttgaggaagatagtgaggcgaccatggctcgttttctttgtggtttgaacagggaaattcaagatcaagtggagcttcggcactacctggatctagacgagatggtgcaaatggccataaaagtggagcaacaactcaaaaggcgtggagttggccgcaccaatcaaactgggggTTCATCATCATCTTGGCGGTCAAATGGGGTGAAACGTGAGGAGAATAATgtggtgaccaagcccaagattgagaccaaacaagaggcgcctaaacaaggagtgcaaggtaaatctgaaactccttctAATCGATCTAGGGTTGTtagatgttttaggtgtcaaggattagggcatatttctagtgaatgtcctaataaaagggtaatgattttaaatgattatggtGAGTATGAATCGCATAGTGAGGGtgaggatgatgatgagatgcctgcattagaggatcctgacgaGGTTTATgaggcggttgtaggtgaagcCCTAGTGACttggcgtatcatgagtgcccaagtcaaggaggaggagactaaccaaagagagaacttgttccatactaggtgttttgtgaatcaaaaggtttgcaatttaatcatagatggggggGGTTGTACTAATGTGGATAGTGTTGAAATGGTGGAGAAATTGGGTTTTCCTACACTAAAACaccctcaaccatataggcttcaatggttgaatgattgtgcggaagtGAAGGTCACAAAGCAAGTGCTAGTGCCTTTTTCTATTGTgaagtatgtggatgaggtcTTGTGTGATGTAGTAcccatgcatgcttgtcatatcttgttgggtagaccGTGGCAATACGACAGAAAGGTGACTCATGATGGGTTCAAGAATAGATATTCATTTGTGTTGAAGAAGGAATCCATTGTTTTACTCCCTTTGttcccaaagcaagtgttggaggaccaattgaaaaaaaagaagagagatgaggccggaaaaaaa aaatcatatatggcccaaaaaagtgagttgaagcaattgatgcacacacatgaaccacttgtgttgattctttacaaggagatcctacttaacacaagtgatatagccaggtcccttccgagcattgttgtttcactcttgcaggaatttgaagatgtattcccgaaggagctacctcaagggctaccaccattgagggggattgagcaccaaattgatttggtacccggaagtgcattgccaaattgTCCAGCTTATaaaagcaatccggaggagatcaaggagcttcaacggcaggtaa atggctcatggcgtatgtgtgtagattgtagggcaat aaacataaccattaagtataggcatcccatacctagactagatgatatgttagatgagttgcatggtgcttgtatttttagcaacattgacttgaaaagtggttatcaccaaattaggatgagggaaggaGATGAGTGGAagactgcttttaaaaccaaatatgggttataCGAGTGGATGGTAAtaccttttggcttaactaacgctcctagcacctttatgaggttaatgaaccatgttttgcgtgcacacatagggaaatttgttgtggtctactttgatgatatcctcgTGTATAGCAAAAATTTGGaagagcatgttaatcacttaagacttgtgctaatcacactaagggctgaaaatttgtatgctaacttaaagaaatgtgatttttgtacaagcaaacttgtcattcttggttttgtggtaagttcacatggtatacaagttgatgaagacaaggtaagtgctattcgagattggccaacgcctactactgttTGTCAAGTTCGAAGTTTTCATGGTTTTGCAaacttctataggaggtttgtaaaggattttagcacactggcagcACCAATGACGGCGGTGATCAAGAAAAATGTTCCATTCCaatggggcgaggagcaagagaagtctttcaATCTTATTAAGCAAAAGTTAagtaatgctcctttacttgttctACCTGACTTTGCTAATACTTTTgagattgaatgtgatgcttcaggtgtaggtattggtggagtgttgatgcaaggagggcgGTCGGTGGCATATTTTAGTGAAAAGCTTAATGGAGCAGTGCTTAACTATCCAACATATGACAAAGAGCTCTATGCACTTGTGAGGACTCTAGAGATGTGGCAACATTATTTGAGgtctaaggagtttgtgatccacacggatcatgagtttctaaagcaccttaagggccaacagaagttgaacaagcggcatgccaagtgggtggcattca gaacattcccctacatcatcaaatacaaacaaggtaaggaaaatgtagtggccgacgcactatcacggaggtacgtactaatctctaccttggagtcaaaaattttggggtttgaaCATGTAAAAGAGTTATATGTGTTAGATGATGATTTTAAGAGTGAAtttgaaacttgtatgcatggtccacatgacaaattttatttgcatcatgggtTCTTATTTAAAGAAGATAAATTGTGCATTCccaagtcatcaattcgtgaattacttgttagggaggcacatgaGGGTGGTTTAATGGGGCACTTTGGGGTGGCTAAAACTTTAGGCGcattgcatgagcatttttattggccacatatgaaacgtgatgttgagcgtgtgtgtgataagtgcataacttgtaagcaagctaagtctagaacacaaccgcATGGATGGTATACACCAGTTCCTGTTCCTAGTGAGCCTTGGATTgacatttctatggactttattttggggttgcctaggactaagaaggagagggattctatttttgttgt tttttcgccatttgagattgtttatggttttaatcctttgact cagttggatttgatgtctttacctgtgagtgaaaggttaaacatggatgggaaaaagaaggctgaatttgttaggaacttgcatgaaaaggtcagggccaacattgagaagagaaatgagcaatatgccaagcaagccaacaaagggaagaagaaggtgatatttgagaagggagattgggtgtggctacacttgaggaaggaaaggttccccgagaagagaagttcaaagctattaccaaggggtgatggaccatttcaagtccttgaaaggattaatgacaacgcctacagactcgatctaccag GTGACGAGctagatttgaggacaaatccttttcaagaaggggaggatgatacGAACACGGGTGGTCAAGCTCTAAGGAAGGCATGGGATCCTTTGCAGTTTCCAGAGGGACCAGTCACGAGGGGATGcctaaagaagttcaaggaggcactacaGGGAGTCATGAGCAAGCATGAAGGGGTCGTGATACATGGAA